The genomic segment CGAGATGGACCGGATGACCACATACGGCACCTCGTTCATCGCGCATACCTGCGCAACGGAAGCGCCCTCCATTTCCACGCACGAGCCTTGAAGCTCGTCCCTCAGCCGCACGACCAGGTCTCTGTCGGCGATGAACTGGTCTCCCGAGAGCACCTTGCCGGTCTTGATATGGCCGGGGAACAGCTTGTCTCCAGCCTCTCGCGCCGCCTTGATCAGAGCTTCGTCCGCAGGCCAGTCCGAGACCTCCTGGTAGGGAATGACGCCGCGGGCGAAGCCGAGCGCGGTCACGTCGATATCGTGCTGCAGGCTGCTTGAGGATACGACGATGTCCCCGATATCCAGTGCGGGATCGAGCGCTCCCGCCACGCCCGTGAATATGACCTTGTCTGCGCTGAAGCGGTCGATGAGCACTTGCGTGCAGATCGCCGCGTTGACCTTGCCTACGCCCGACTTGCACACGACGACTTTGTGTCCGTGCAGGCTGCCCGCCACATAACGAATGCCGGAGCGCTGCAGCTCCACTGCGTCCTCCAGCGCGCCTAGCAGCAGGTCGATCTCTTCCTGCATGGCGCCGATGATGCCTATCATGCGCATATCTCCTTCGATTCGAATAAGAAGCCCCGCAGCGGGCGATAAACCCCGCGCAGGGCGATCAAGCTGGTTATGGACCGATCGGGTCGAACGACGGCAATTAGCCGCGCGGCGCGACCGAATTGCGAACGATCAGCTCGTGATGAAGCGTTACTCTTGCCTGCTCGACGTTTTCTTTTTTCATCAATTTGGTGAGCAAACGCATCGAAACCGCACCGATGTCGTACATCGGCTGGGCGACGGTCGTCAGCAGAGGACGGACCATGGAAGCCATGCGGATGTTGTCCACGCCGATGACGGAGAAGTCCTCCGGCACCGACAGTCCCGCATCCTGGATACCGTGGATGGCGCCGATCGCCATCTCGTCCGTAGCCGCGAATACGGCCGTCGGACGTTCTCCCAGCTCGAGGAAGTACTGGACGGCCTCGATGCCGGACTCGTAACGGTAATTGCCGACGCGCACGAGCGATTCGTCGAGTGCGATGCCGCTCTCCTCAAGCGCGCGCTTGTAGCCCTGATAGCGAGCATAACCGTTGGCCGGATCCTGCAGCGTGCCGCTGATCATCGCGATGCGCGTATGGCCTTCGCCGATCAGCTTGCGGACCGCGTCGTAAGCCGCCGTCTCGTGGTCGATGTCGACGGACGGCATCGTGCCCTTCTCGTCGGTCGTCGCGCAAAGCACGATCGGCACGTTGGACGTATTAAACGCCTGGATATGCTCGTCCGTCACGACGCCGCCCATGAACAGAAGCCCGTCCACTTGCTTCTCGAGCAGCGTGTTAATGACGCGTATCTCCTTTTCCTTGCGCTTGTCGGCGTTGCACAGGATGATGTTGTAATGATACATGTTGGCGATATCTTCGATGCCGCGCGCGACCTCGGCAAAATTCGCGTTCGCGATATCGGGGATAACGACGCCGACCGTCGTCGTCTTCTTGCTGGCCAGACCGCGGGCCACCGCGTTCGGCCGATAGCCGAGACGCTCGATCGCTTCGTACACTTTTTTTCTCGTCTGCGGCTTTACGTTAGGATTGTTATTGACGACGCGGGATACCGTCGCCATCGATACGCCGGCCTCGCGGGCTACGTCATAGATAGTTACCGTCACATCTCACCGCTCCATTTGCTCATGTCAGGTCTTTGTCCGATTGGAGGACCCGTCCATGGTATATTAAGGTAATGATACGACAAAAGGGGCGTTTCCGCAATGGCAAACCCCGACATCCGTCGCGCTTTGAGCCTTACGAACCGACGCGTTCGTTCAGAAATTCCGATGTTATGCGCCAGTGCGATTCGTCCCATACGGCGTGTCCGTCGCGGACCAGAATCGCCTGCGGCGACTTGTGCTGCACCTGCAGCGCTTCCGCGATCGCATTGCTCACGGGGCGCTCCTCGATCACGTGCACGATGGCGACGTCTACGGGCATTTCGCCGCGTCCGCCGAGGAAACGGTCCAGCTCATCGTGCGCACCCGCGCTGATCGGGCAGGAGGTGCTGTGCTTGAAGACGAGCAGCGGTTTGCTCGACGTGTTCTTAAGCGCTTCTTCCCACTGTTCGACAGTCTGCAGTCTTTTCACATCCGACATCGCATGCATCCTCCTTGAAAATAAGTTTCATTGATTTTCATGGTATCAGAAATGAAAAAGTTTCGCAAAAAAAAGAAAAGGAGCGCGAGCGCTCCTTCATGATTTCTCTAGGATATGTATTGTCCGTTAAGCTGCGAGAGCCTTCCCTCCAGCTCGCGCTTCCAGGCCAAATCTCCAAGGGAGGCGGCGATCAGCAGCAGATCGAGCAGTTCGTTCGTCCGCTCCTCAGTCAGCCTTGCGATTCTGGCGGCACTCAGCGGCATACTCGAAGATGCGGCCTGACTCAGCATGCCGGCCCATTCGTGCACTTCGTCGAAACGAATTTCCCGCGGCAACGGTTTGGCGCCCAAATCAGTCAACAGGCGGCTCAAATCCGACTTGACGCCCGGATAGACTTCGTTGCGCGAGCAATGGCTGCAGGCGTAAACGGGTACGCCGGCAATGCTCACCGTCTTGGAATAAAAGACCTTGCGGAGACCGAGCGCCATCGTTTCCCCGCATATACACCGTTTGTACAACCGACTCTCTCCTTACGCGCCGCGCGCGCGGTTCCAAAATCCCCGAGTGGGACGATGAAAAAATATATTCGGCGGACGCTCCGCCAACTCCTCCTTAGCAAACGACTGTAAATTATGGAAATGAATCGGTATTAAAACTATACCATCTAAACGGATGAACGCGTCGGACAATTGTGCTAGGATAGAGTATATTTATGCGCACCCGCGCCGATGAAATGCCGATCTGGGAGGAATCGAATTGACCGAAGCCAAACGCATCATTTGTCTGATCGACGACGAGTTCGAAGACCTGGAATTGTGGTATCCGGTATACCGCGCACGCGAGGAAGGCGCAATCGTCCTGTACGCAGGCCCGGAGAAGGGACGCAAGCATATCGGCAAATACGGCGTGCCTGCCGTCGCCGATTTGTCCTATGAGGAGCTGGACGCGGCTCGCTGCGACGGCCTGCTCGTGCCCGGCGGCTGGGCGCCGGACAAAATTCGCCGCAGCGAGCGCGTGCAGGCTTTCGTGCGGGATATCGACGCCGCCGGCAAGCCGATCGGCCAGATCTGCCATGCGGGATGGGTGCTCGTCTCCGCCAAGATCCTGCAAGGCCGCAAGGTCACGTCAACCCCCGGCATCCGCGACGATATGGAAAATGCGGGCGCGATCTGGTTCGACGAGGCCGTTGTCGTAGACGGCAATCTGATCTCCGCGCGGCGTCCGCCGGACCTGCCCGAGTATGCGAAGGCATTTTGCGACGTATTGTACGGAAGACAGTCCTGATTGTATTGATATCGATAGGGGCCATTAAAAAGAGGCATTAAAAAAGATCCGTAAACGGTGCGGCAGCCGCCCGTTTACGGATCTTTTTTGTGTATGCAGCCCGGTCCTACCGTTTTCCCGGATGGAGCCGCTCGTCTTGGACGGCGGCGCCTGCGTGGAACCGCTCCAGCCGTTCCTTGATCTCGGCGGCCGTCCCGAGCGCGAACAGCTCCTCCGTCACTTTTTTGCAGGCCATGGCATTCGTGCGCAGCATTGTCGCCTTCACCGGCAGCACAGATTGCACGGACATGCTGAGCATCTGAATGCCGAGCCCGACCCAGAGCGGGATCGCCCGGACGTCTCCGGCCATCTCCCCGCATACGCTCACGGGAACGCCGCTGCGGGCAGCGGACTCCGCGACGATGCGAAGCATGCGAAGCACGGCGGGATGGTACGGTTCGTACATATGGTTGATCTGATCGTTCATCCGGTCCACCGCGAGCGTGAACTGGATCAAATCGTTGGTGCCGATGCTGAGGAAAGCGACCTCCTTCGCCAGCAGATCGGCGATCATCACCGCGGCCGGCACCTCGATCATCGCGCCGGTCGGCAGTCCGCCGCGGAAGGGCAGCCCTTCCGCCGCAAGCTCCCGCTCGGCCTCGGCCAGCAGCGCATTGGCTGCCCGCACCTCGTCCACCGATGCGATGAGCGGATACATGATGCGGATGTTGCCGAAGACGGCCGCCCGCAAGATCGCGCGCAGCTGCGTCTTGAACAGGTCGCTCCGATCCAGGCTGAAGCGGATCGCGCGGTAGCCGAGAAACGGATTGTTTTCTTCGGGCATATCGTAGTAATCCAGCTGCTTGTCTCCGCCGATATCGAGCGTGCGGATCGTCAGCGTGGCGCTCCCCAGACGTTCGGCCGCCGCCTTGTACACCTCGAACTGTTCGTCCTCCGTCGGGAACCGCGAGCGGTCCATGTAGAGAAACTCGGTGCGGAACAGGCCGACGCCGTCGGCGCCTCGCGAGAGCGCCGCGTCCAGCTCCTTGATCGAGCTGATATTAGCCGCCAAGTACAGCCGCTCGCCGTCCGGGGTGACCGACGGCACCTGAACGAGCTCCTGCAGCCGCTCCTTGGCATCCAGATGCTGCTTGCGAAGCTCCGTATATCTGCCGACCGTCTCCGCGTTCGGCATGACCGCAAGCGTGCCCGCTCCGCCGTCCAAAATGAGCAGATCGCCCGTTACGATCGGCTCAGACAGCTTGCCCTCGACGCCCATGACGAGCGGGATGCCGAATGCCCTGGCCATGATCGCCGAATGCGAGGAGGCACTGCCGATCATCGTCACGATGCCGAGGACGACGTCGGGCTTGAGATGGATAAGCTGGGACGGCGTCAGCTCCCGCACGACAAGTATAAAAGGCTGGGCGTCCGAAGGCAGCGCGATCTCGGGGGCGCCGAGCAGATGCTTGAGCAGCCGGTTGCCGACGTCCTTGATGTCGAGCGCCCGCTCCTTCATATACTCGTCGTCGAGCAGGTCGAACATCGTCACGAAGTGATCGATCGCTTCCTTGACCGCAACCTCTGCCGCCTTGTACTGTCGCTGGATGATGCCCTGGATCTCGTTCATGAAGACGGGGTCGTCCAGAATGGCCAGATGCGCGTCGAAGATGCTGGCCTCTCCGGCGCCGACCGCTTCGTCGAGATCGTTTTTCATTTGTCGGATCTCGGTTTTCGAACGTTTGACCCCCTCGTAAAGCCGTTCGAATTCGAGCGCGAGGTCGAGCGCGTCGATCTTCTGTTCGGGCAGCTCCCATTCCCAGTTGGGCAGCACGAACGCCTTGCCGATGGCGATGCCCTCCGAGCCTCCGATCG from the Cohnella hashimotonis genome contains:
- the ccpA gene encoding catabolite control protein A; this translates as MTVTIYDVAREAGVSMATVSRVVNNNPNVKPQTRKKVYEAIERLGYRPNAVARGLASKKTTTVGVVIPDIANANFAEVARGIEDIANMYHYNIILCNADKRKEKEIRVINTLLEKQVDGLLFMGGVVTDEHIQAFNTSNVPIVLCATTDEKGTMPSVDIDHETAAYDAVRKLIGEGHTRIAMISGTLQDPANGYARYQGYKRALEESGIALDESLVRVGNYRYESGIEAVQYFLELGERPTAVFAATDEMAIGAIHGIQDAGLSVPEDFSVIGVDNIRMASMVRPLLTTVAQPMYDIGAVSMRLLTKLMKKENVEQARVTLHHELIVRNSVAPRG
- the ytxJ gene encoding bacillithiol system redox-active protein YtxJ, whose product is MSDVKRLQTVEQWEEALKNTSSKPLLVFKHSTSCPISAGAHDELDRFLGGRGEMPVDVAIVHVIEERPVSNAIAEALQVQHKSPQAILVRDGHAVWDESHWRITSEFLNERVGS
- a CDS encoding type 1 glutamine amidotransferase domain-containing protein — translated: MELTEAKRIICLIDDEFEDLELWYPVYRAREEGAIVLYAGPEKGRKHIGKYGVPAVADLSYEELDAARCDGLLVPGGWAPDKIRRSERVQAFVRDIDAAGKPIGQICHAGWVLVSAKILQGRKVTSTPGIRDDMENAGAIWFDEAVVVDGNLISARRPPDLPEYAKAFCDVLYGRQS
- the ptsP gene encoding phosphoenolpyruvate--protein phosphotransferase; its protein translation is MIQAIGGSEGIAIGKAFVLPNWEWELPEQKIDALDLALEFERLYEGVKRSKTEIRQMKNDLDEAVGAGEASIFDAHLAILDDPVFMNEIQGIIQRQYKAAEVAVKEAIDHFVTMFDLLDDEYMKERALDIKDVGNRLLKHLLGAPEIALPSDAQPFILVVRELTPSQLIHLKPDVVLGIVTMIGSASSHSAIMARAFGIPLVMGVEGKLSEPIVTGDLLILDGGAGTLAVMPNAETVGRYTELRKQHLDAKERLQELVQVPSVTPDGERLYLAANISSIKELDAALSRGADGVGLFRTEFLYMDRSRFPTEDEQFEVYKAAAERLGSATLTIRTLDIGGDKQLDYYDMPEENNPFLGYRAIRFSLDRSDLFKTQLRAILRAAVFGNIRIMYPLIASVDEVRAANALLAEAERELAAEGLPFRGGLPTGAMIEVPAAVMIADLLAKEVAFLSIGTNDLIQFTLAVDRMNDQINHMYEPYHPAVLRMLRIVAESAARSGVPVSVCGEMAGDVRAIPLWVGLGIQMLSMSVQSVLPVKATMLRTNAMACKKVTEELFALGTAAEIKERLERFHAGAAVQDERLHPGKR
- a CDS encoding 5'-methylthioadenosine/adenosylhomocysteine nucleosidase encodes the protein MIGIIGAMQEEIDLLLGALEDAVELQRSGIRYVAGSLHGHKVVVCKSGVGKVNAAICTQVLIDRFSADKVIFTGVAGALDPALDIGDIVVSSSSLQHDIDVTALGFARGVIPYQEVSDWPADEALIKAAREAGDKLFPGHIKTGKVLSGDQFIADRDLVVRLRDELQGSCVEMEGASVAQVCAMNEVPYVVIRSISDKADGSADVNFAAFTVTASNRSFAIVNEMLQHL